The following coding sequences lie in one Musa acuminata AAA Group cultivar baxijiao chromosome BXJ3-1, Cavendish_Baxijiao_AAA, whole genome shotgun sequence genomic window:
- the LOC103996921 gene encoding uncharacterized protein LOC103996921, translated as MAAQTIENYKVGAEVYHGDHALCSKKSVQLLQELGLPKGLLPLEGIEEFGYNRAAGFMWLLQKKKKEHTFKKIKQHVSYATKVTAFVEERKMKKITGVKTKELLLWLSVVEVFIDDPSSGKVTFKTGTGLSDSFPGSAFELEE; from the coding sequence ATGGCAGCGCAGACCATCGAGAACTATAAGGTGGGAGCCGAGGTCTATCATGGAGATCACGCCCTCTGCAGCAAGAAATCCGTGCAGCTGCTCCAAGAGCTGGGCCTTCCTAAGGGATTGCTGCCGCTGGAGGGCATCGAGGAGTTCGGCTATAACCGTGCAGCTGGATTCATGTGGCTGctccagaagaagaagaaagaacacaCGTTCAAGAAAATCAAGCAGCACGTTTCGTATGCCACCAAGGTGACGGCCTTTGTGGAGGAGCGCAAGATGAAGAAGATAACCGGCGTGAAGACCAAAGAGCTGCTCCTCTGGCTCTCTGTCGTCGAAGTATTCATTGATGACCCCTCCTCCGGGAAGGTCACCTTCAAGACGGGCACTGGTCTCTCTGACAGCTTCCCCGGATCTGCGTTCGAGCTGGAGGAGtag